From one Halosimplex rubrum genomic stretch:
- a CDS encoding alpha-L-arabinofuranosidase C-terminal domain-containing protein encodes MPADDLFVHRATDDATTANVTVDTSRRAGHDVNPYLFAKFCEHLGNNIYHGMDAQILFNPVFGEWHFRGSGIPSGGNGPTYDIADIRETVEEHDRPLAYPESTDTDALLDAYQRALAFGWLPTDDGVAFSPDTGPSGNCAQRIETDAADEGVEQRTHLPLHRIDEYEFRCKVRAVEATTARVTVATDDGDELADAELDVGEEWATVEGDFELPSDVDPDGIYRISLTADEPAEIVVERLLLYPSDHVDYADPEVVEFLRDSDLPALRWPGGNFVSGYDWRDGIGPVDERPTKPNPNWEGLEYNLFGTDEFMQFCENVGCEPTICINAGDGTPEEAAKWVEYCNGDPEETEMGQLRAENGHPEPYDVTYWEVGNELWGQWQVRWTTAAGNADRYERFSEAMLDVDPDIKLTACGLETNDDPGMGPLTTNGRWNDTLLERVGDDIRAISDHVLAGGQVGRDTDPRELFRAYMGFSKEFGEVFRGLEDRMREAGVDDPRFDLTELQLFAGLEGDTSEGGPAGDGESAGESEPGGEAEELTEETLPTPVTISEALYNACIRNEMIRMGEFAEMLTHSASVNHGGGLQKSGERVWADPCHYGRALTTALAGDTPVGADVECGTISTEYTFREISPVEGVPAVDVMATEGEDALRVVLVNRTSHEEPIDVSVDLGSFEADGDAEIATLGAETWHEQNSREDPEHVTPEYNEAAVTDGAVEVTLDPYSMIRLTVSST; translated from the coding sequence ATGCCAGCCGACGATCTCTTCGTCCACCGAGCGACGGATGACGCCACGACCGCGAACGTAACCGTCGATACGAGCCGACGGGCGGGCCACGACGTGAACCCGTACCTGTTCGCGAAGTTCTGCGAGCACCTCGGCAACAACATCTATCACGGGATGGACGCGCAGATCCTCTTCAACCCCGTCTTCGGCGAGTGGCACTTCCGGGGATCGGGCATCCCGAGCGGCGGGAACGGTCCTACGTACGATATCGCCGACATCCGCGAGACGGTCGAAGAACACGACCGCCCGCTCGCCTATCCCGAGTCGACAGACACCGACGCCCTGCTCGACGCCTACCAGCGCGCCCTCGCCTTCGGGTGGCTCCCGACCGACGACGGCGTGGCGTTCAGCCCCGACACCGGCCCGAGCGGGAACTGCGCACAGCGCATCGAAACCGACGCCGCCGATGAGGGCGTCGAACAGCGGACGCACCTCCCGCTCCACCGGATCGATGAGTACGAGTTCCGCTGCAAGGTCCGGGCGGTCGAGGCGACGACGGCTCGTGTGACCGTCGCGACTGACGACGGCGATGAACTCGCCGACGCCGAACTCGATGTCGGCGAGGAGTGGGCAACCGTCGAGGGCGACTTCGAACTGCCGAGCGACGTCGACCCCGACGGCATCTACCGCATCTCGCTGACCGCCGACGAACCCGCTGAAATCGTCGTCGAACGGCTGTTGCTCTACCCGAGCGACCACGTCGACTACGCCGACCCGGAAGTCGTCGAGTTCCTCCGCGACTCGGACCTGCCGGCGCTGCGCTGGCCCGGCGGGAACTTCGTCTCGGGCTACGACTGGCGCGACGGGATCGGCCCCGTCGACGAGCGGCCGACGAAACCGAACCCCAACTGGGAGGGGCTGGAGTACAACCTGTTCGGGACGGACGAGTTCATGCAGTTCTGTGAGAACGTGGGCTGTGAGCCCACCATCTGTATCAACGCCGGCGACGGCACGCCCGAGGAGGCCGCCAAATGGGTCGAGTACTGCAACGGCGACCCCGAGGAGACCGAGATGGGACAGCTGCGTGCGGAGAACGGCCACCCCGAGCCATACGACGTGACCTACTGGGAGGTCGGCAACGAGCTCTGGGGCCAGTGGCAGGTCCGCTGGACGACGGCGGCGGGCAACGCCGACCGCTACGAGCGGTTCAGCGAAGCCATGCTCGACGTCGACCCGGATATCAAACTCACCGCCTGCGGGCTGGAGACCAACGACGACCCCGGGATGGGCCCGCTGACGACGAACGGCCGCTGGAACGACACGCTACTGGAACGGGTGGGAGACGACATCCGCGCCATCTCCGATCACGTTCTCGCGGGCGGGCAGGTCGGTCGGGACACCGACCCGCGGGAGCTCTTCCGGGCGTACATGGGCTTCTCGAAGGAGTTCGGCGAGGTGTTCCGCGGGCTCGAAGATCGGATGCGCGAGGCCGGCGTCGACGACCCGCGCTTCGACCTGACCGAGCTCCAGCTCTTCGCGGGCCTCGAAGGGGACACCAGCGAAGGCGGACCCGCCGGCGACGGCGAATCCGCGGGCGAGAGTGAGCCCGGCGGCGAGGCCGAGGAGCTGACCGAGGAGACGCTGCCGACGCCGGTGACGATCAGCGAGGCGCTGTACAACGCCTGCATCCGCAACGAGATGATCCGCATGGGCGAGTTCGCGGAGATGCTGACCCACTCGGCGAGCGTCAACCACGGCGGCGGCCTCCAGAAGTCGGGTGAGCGCGTCTGGGCCGACCCGTGTCACTACGGCCGGGCGCTGACGACGGCGCTCGCCGGCGACACCCCTGTGGGGGCCGACGTCGAGTGCGGCACTATCTCGACGGAGTACACGTTCCGCGAGATCAGCCCGGTCGAGGGGGTCCCCGCGGTCGACGTGATGGCCACCGAAGGCGAGGACGCCCTGCGCGTCGTCCTCGTCAACCGGACGAGTCACGAGGAGCCCATCGACGTCTCCGTCGACCTCGGGAGCTTCGAGGCCGACGGCGACGCCGAGATCGCGACGCTCGGCGCGGAGACGTGGCACGAGCAGAACTCCCGGGAAGACCCCGAACACGTAACGCCCGAGTACAACGAAGCGGCGGTCACCGACGGCGCGGTCGAGGTCACACTCGACCCCTACTCGATGATCCGGTTGACCGTCTCCTCGACCTGA
- a CDS encoding TIGR03557 family F420-dependent LLM class oxidoreductase, whose translation MVSLGYKLASEEHGPSDLARYARRAEETGFEFAMISDHYHPWTSDQGESPFVWGTLGAIAETTDGIEVGTGVTCPTMRVHPVIVAQAAATAATMLEDRFFLGVGTGERLNEHVLGDSWPNHRTRLEMLVEAVDVMRALWDGDLQSHDGEHYTVESAQIFTRPDDPPSIHVAAGGPRTATTAGRIGDGFVGAGPASEHIERFEEAGGEGKPKYAEMAVCWAEDEAEARRTAHEQWPNAAMPGVGSELPTPAHFEQTAEMVSEDDVAEAVVCSPDPADHVEEIETYLDAGYDHICVHQIGPDQVGFFEFYEDEILPEFDG comes from the coding sequence ATGGTGTCACTCGGCTACAAGCTGGCGAGCGAGGAGCACGGGCCGTCGGACCTCGCGCGATACGCGCGGCGCGCGGAGGAAACCGGGTTCGAATTCGCGATGATCTCCGACCACTACCACCCGTGGACCAGCGACCAGGGCGAGAGTCCCTTCGTCTGGGGAACGCTGGGTGCTATCGCCGAGACCACCGACGGCATCGAGGTCGGTACCGGCGTGACCTGCCCGACGATGCGGGTCCACCCGGTGATCGTCGCGCAGGCGGCCGCCACCGCGGCGACGATGCTCGAAGACCGCTTCTTCCTCGGCGTCGGCACCGGCGAGCGCCTCAACGAGCACGTCCTCGGCGACAGCTGGCCGAACCACCGAACGCGCCTCGAGATGCTCGTCGAGGCGGTGGACGTGATGCGGGCGCTCTGGGACGGCGACCTACAGAGCCACGACGGCGAACATTACACCGTCGAGAGCGCTCAGATCTTCACCCGGCCCGATGACCCTCCGTCGATCCACGTCGCCGCGGGCGGGCCCCGAACTGCGACGACTGCGGGGCGCATCGGCGACGGCTTCGTCGGGGCCGGTCCCGCGAGCGAGCACATCGAGCGCTTCGAGGAGGCGGGCGGCGAGGGGAAGCCGAAGTACGCCGAGATGGCCGTCTGCTGGGCCGAGGACGAGGCCGAAGCGCGCCGGACAGCACACGAGCAGTGGCCTAACGCGGCCATGCCGGGCGTGGGCTCAGAACTCCCGACGCCCGCCCACTTCGAGCAGACGGCCGAGATGGTGAGCGAGGACGACGTCGCTGAGGCCGTCGTCTGCAGTCCTGATCCGGCCGACCACGTCGAGGAGATCGAGACCTACCTCGACGCTGGGTACGACCACATCTGTGTCCATCAGATCGGTCCCGACCAGGTGGGGTTCTTCGAGTTCTACGAGGACGAGATCCTCCCCGAGTTCGACGGGTGA
- a CDS encoding formylglycine-generating enzyme family protein produces the protein MTEERACCAAARDSERPSREGEVDEGTGEVADSDARFTTTPATNDDERTARMARLDGGTFTMGTDSDVGFPEDGEGPAREVTVDSFYVDKHAVTNAEFLEFVRNTGYTTDAERFGWSFVFEDFVNDGDRDRIVQHSAATPWWAAVEGADWLHPNGPIRSLLDDRELLKHPVTHVSWRDAAAYADWAGKRLPTEAEWEYAARGGLHQRTFPWGDELKPDGEHRCNIWQGEFPDNNTGGDGFVQTAPVDAFEPNGYGIYNPSGNVWEWCADWFSADYHTTDEYDRDNPTGPEGGDERVMRGGSYLCHRSWCNRYRVAARSKNTPDSSTGNIGFRCVVDAAES, from the coding sequence ATGACCGAGGAACGAGCCTGCTGTGCAGCAGCCCGCGACTCGGAGCGGCCGTCCCGTGAGGGCGAGGTGGATGAGGGCACTGGCGAAGTCGCGGACTCCGACGCACGGTTCACCACGACGCCTGCGACGAACGACGACGAACGGACCGCCCGGATGGCCAGACTCGACGGCGGGACGTTCACGATGGGTACCGATTCGGACGTGGGCTTCCCGGAGGACGGTGAGGGACCGGCCCGCGAGGTGACCGTCGACTCCTTCTACGTCGACAAGCACGCCGTCACGAATGCCGAGTTCCTAGAGTTCGTCCGCAACACGGGCTACACGACCGACGCCGAGCGCTTCGGCTGGTCGTTCGTCTTCGAGGACTTTGTGAACGACGGCGACCGCGACCGGATTGTCCAGCACTCCGCGGCCACGCCGTGGTGGGCCGCCGTCGAAGGTGCCGACTGGCTCCACCCGAACGGCCCGATCCGGAGCCTCCTCGACGACCGGGAGCTACTGAAACATCCAGTCACGCACGTCTCCTGGCGCGACGCGGCGGCCTACGCCGACTGGGCGGGCAAACGCCTCCCTACCGAGGCCGAGTGGGAGTACGCCGCACGCGGGGGGCTCCACCAGCGAACGTTCCCGTGGGGTGACGAACTGAAGCCGGACGGCGAGCACCGCTGTAACATCTGGCAGGGAGAGTTCCCCGACAACAACACGGGTGGCGACGGGTTCGTCCAGACGGCGCCAGTCGACGCGTTCGAACCGAACGGCTACGGGATCTACAATCCTTCCGGGAACGTCTGGGAGTGGTGCGCCGACTGGTTCAGCGCCGACTACCACACGACCGACGAGTACGACCGCGACAATCCGACCGGCCCCGAGGGCGGCGACGAGCGCGTGATGCGCGGCGGCTCGTACCTCTGCCACCGATCATGGTGCAACCGCTACCGGGTCGCCGCCCGGTCGAAAAACACGCCAGATAGCTCGACCGGCAACATCGGCTTTCGCTGCGTCGTCGACGCCGCCGAGTCGTGA
- a CDS encoding beta-L-arabinofuranosidase domain-containing protein, producing MTDARLEPRAYDPLPLGAVKPRGWLERQLAIQADGLTGHLEECWPDVADNQWLGGERDGWERGPYYVDGLLPLAYLLDDPDLIERAETWVEAFLASQNENGWIGPAEQARDQGYEYDPWPRFVVCKVLAQYHEATGDERAVEAMLLFCDWLADALEDRPLERWGRYRWADLAVSLYWLYDRTGDERLLDLVSTAAEQGYDWGDHFADLGGYLEPYEWPDDGETDLSAHVVNNAMGLKEPAVRARLRALEGDGAAAARGIKTLDRFHGQATGLFSGDEYYGGKHPSRGTELCGVVEYMYSLEVLASITGDPRHGDRLERLAYNALPATFTSDMWAHQYDQQANQVICNVAEKDWFNGPDANVFGLAPNFGCCTANMHQGWPKLASHLWMRDGGGSDDRDESDELAIVAYAPCAVTTELDGEDVTVVEDTDYPFEDSVAFTVETDVPATFALSLRIPEWVEAATIERPGGDRETVDATGSYHRIERTWEDGDTLEIRFESPVRVERRYHGAVSVHRGPLTFAYPIEASRKQIAGERPHADWELYPDEPWNYGLELESMDSVSDGASALAASFDDPGERPFSPEGAPVELDVTGRLVPEWGLDDEFAWAESIPNGIVRSDKPAESLTLVPYGCTNLRVAEFPLLD from the coding sequence ATGACCGACGCGCGCCTCGAACCGCGTGCCTACGACCCCCTCCCGCTGGGTGCCGTGAAACCGCGCGGGTGGCTCGAACGACAGCTCGCGATCCAGGCCGACGGGCTGACCGGCCATCTGGAGGAGTGCTGGCCCGACGTTGCCGACAACCAGTGGCTCGGCGGCGAACGAGACGGGTGGGAGCGCGGCCCTTACTACGTCGACGGCCTCCTGCCGCTCGCATACCTCCTCGACGACCCCGACCTGATCGAGCGAGCGGAGACGTGGGTCGAGGCCTTTCTCGCGAGTCAGAACGAGAACGGTTGGATCGGCCCGGCCGAACAGGCCCGCGACCAAGGGTACGAGTACGACCCGTGGCCGCGGTTCGTTGTCTGCAAAGTCCTCGCGCAGTACCACGAGGCAACCGGCGACGAGCGCGCCGTTGAGGCCATGCTGTTGTTCTGTGACTGGCTCGCCGACGCGCTCGAAGACCGACCACTGGAGCGGTGGGGACGCTATCGGTGGGCCGATCTGGCAGTGAGCCTCTACTGGCTCTACGACCGGACCGGTGACGAGCGACTTCTCGACCTCGTCTCGACGGCCGCCGAGCAGGGATACGACTGGGGCGACCACTTCGCGGACCTCGGTGGGTATCTCGAACCGTACGAGTGGCCGGACGACGGGGAGACGGACCTCTCGGCGCACGTCGTCAACAACGCGATGGGCCTCAAGGAGCCCGCCGTCCGCGCTCGCCTGCGCGCCCTCGAGGGTGACGGGGCGGCCGCCGCACGCGGGATCAAAACGCTCGACAGGTTTCACGGGCAAGCCACAGGCCTCTTCTCCGGTGACGAGTACTACGGCGGGAAACACCCCTCGCGCGGGACTGAGCTCTGCGGCGTCGTCGAGTACATGTACTCGCTCGAAGTGCTCGCGTCGATCACCGGCGACCCACGCCACGGCGACCGGCTCGAACGGCTCGCGTACAACGCCCTCCCGGCGACGTTCACGTCCGACATGTGGGCCCACCAGTATGACCAGCAGGCGAACCAGGTGATCTGCAACGTCGCCGAGAAGGATTGGTTCAACGGCCCCGACGCCAACGTCTTCGGGCTGGCACCGAATTTCGGCTGCTGCACGGCAAACATGCACCAGGGCTGGCCGAAGCTCGCTTCGCACCTGTGGATGCGCGACGGCGGTGGTAGCGACGACCGCGACGAGAGCGACGAGCTCGCGATCGTCGCCTACGCCCCCTGCGCGGTGACGACCGAACTCGACGGGGAGGACGTAACGGTCGTCGAGGACACCGACTACCCGTTCGAGGACTCGGTGGCGTTCACCGTCGAGACGGACGTTCCGGCGACGTTCGCGCTCTCGCTCCGGATTCCCGAGTGGGTCGAGGCGGCAACGATCGAACGCCCGGGCGGCGACCGCGAGACCGTCGACGCGACGGGATCGTATCACCGGATCGAACGGACGTGGGAAGACGGGGACACGCTCGAGATACGGTTCGAGTCGCCGGTGCGTGTCGAGCGGCGCTATCACGGTGCAGTGAGCGTCCATCGCGGACCGCTGACGTTCGCCTACCCCATCGAGGCGTCACGGAAACAGATCGCTGGCGAACGACCGCACGCCGACTGGGAGCTGTACCCGGACGAGCCGTGGAACTACGGGCTGGAACTTGAATCGATGGATTCGGTCTCCGACGGGGCGTCGGCGCTCGCCGCGTCGTTCGACGACCCCGGCGAGCGGCCGTTCTCGCCCGAGGGCGCGCCCGTCGAACTCGATGTGACCGGCCGGCTCGTCCCCGAGTGGGGCCTCGACGACGAGTTCGCGTGGGCCGAGTCGATCCCGAACGGCATCGTCCGGTCCGACAAGCCCGCCGAATCGCTCACGCTGGTGCCGTACGGCTGTACGAACCTCCGGGTCGCCGAGTTCCCCCTGCTCGATTGA
- a CDS encoding phosphoenolpyruvate hydrolase family protein has protein sequence MKFSRKEVMAKLQETVDAGDPIIGSGAGTGISAKFAERGGTDLIIIYNSGRYRMAGRGSHAGLLAYGDANEIVTEMAGEVIPVIEDTPVLAGVHGTDPFREMDVFLDEIERLGFSGVQNFPTHGLIDGKFGEELEDLGMGYDEEIKMIELASDQGLLTAPYVFDKEQARKMVRAGGDVIVAHLGLTRGGDIGNEEVSGLDTASERIQEIRNAAVDEADALDRDIFVISHGGALAEPEDIAYSMKKTTGVHGFFGASSVERLPTEVAIQKQVEEFKNID, from the coding sequence ATGAAATTCAGCCGCAAGGAGGTAATGGCAAAGCTCCAGGAGACGGTCGATGCGGGAGACCCAATAATTGGGTCCGGTGCCGGAACCGGTATCTCGGCGAAGTTTGCTGAACGGGGCGGGACCGACCTTATAATCATCTACAACTCTGGGAGGTATCGGATGGCGGGCCGCGGTTCTCACGCTGGGCTACTCGCCTACGGCGACGCTAACGAGATCGTGACGGAGATGGCAGGTGAAGTCATTCCCGTTATTGAAGATACACCAGTGCTTGCGGGTGTCCATGGAACCGACCCGTTCCGCGAAATGGATGTCTTCCTCGACGAGATCGAGCGTCTCGGATTCTCGGGCGTACAGAACTTCCCGACGCACGGTCTTATCGACGGGAAGTTCGGTGAAGAACTCGAAGATCTCGGTATGGGATATGACGAAGAAATCAAAATGATCGAATTGGCCAGCGACCAAGGATTGCTGACTGCGCCGTACGTTTTCGACAAGGAGCAGGCCCGAAAGATGGTCCGAGCTGGTGGCGACGTAATCGTCGCTCACCTCGGTCTGACCCGTGGTGGCGACATCGGGAATGAGGAGGTGTCGGGCCTCGACACAGCCTCGGAGCGGATTCAGGAGATCCGCAATGCGGCTGTGGACGAGGCTGACGCTCTGGATAGGGATATCTTCGTCATCTCGCACGGAGGCGCCCTCGCAGAACCCGAAGACATCGCTTACTCAATGAAGAAGACGACGGGGGTCCATGGCTTTTTCGGTGCTTCAAGCGTGGAACGGCTCCCGACGGAGGTGGCGATCCAGAAGCAGGTCGAGGAATTCAAAAATATCGACTAA
- a CDS encoding Cdc6/Cdc18 family protein, which yields MNFFDELNPRTKSAFQTQELNFDPYNANQIQEILRGRDDAFRDGVLTDEVIPLVAAFSAQEHGDARKAMRLFRTAGELADREGADMVEEDHVRRAQDALEKDRFRDFLQGTPTQMKAACLSIAAKSLYSRDDYIITGELYDAYQQITNAIDMDTIGIRRFRDILDEMQLSQVIETKEVNMGKGGGRHNSHRLLHNPEAILDIVMEDTRFGDISKSSLKRFA from the coding sequence ATCAACTTCTTCGACGAGCTGAACCCACGCACCAAGAGTGCCTTCCAGACCCAAGAACTCAACTTCGACCCATATAACGCAAATCAAATTCAAGAGATTCTTCGCGGGCGTGATGACGCATTTCGTGATGGTGTTCTTACTGATGAGGTCATTCCTCTTGTCGCGGCTTTCTCAGCCCAGGAACACGGGGATGCACGGAAAGCAATGCGGTTATTCAGGACCGCAGGAGAGCTAGCCGATCGTGAGGGAGCTGACATGGTCGAAGAAGACCACGTGCGAAGAGCCCAAGACGCACTTGAAAAGGATCGATTCCGCGACTTCCTCCAGGGTACCCCCACTCAAATGAAAGCAGCTTGTCTCTCGATCGCTGCTAAGTCACTTTACTCGCGTGATGATTACATCATCACAGGTGAACTCTACGATGCGTACCAGCAGATCACTAACGCGATAGATATGGACACGATTGGGATACGGCGGTTCCGGGATATTCTTGATGAGATGCAGCTCAGCCAGGTAATCGAAACTAAGGAGGTAAATATGGGAAAAGGCGGTGGCCGCCACAACTCTCATCGGTTACTCCACAATCCTGAGGCTATCCTTGATATCGTAATGGAGGATACTCGATTCGGAGATATCTCTAAATCCTCGCTGAAACGGTTCGCCTGA
- a CDS encoding IS1595 family transposase, whose protein sequence is MIPLDVFGSESVAADLLQQVRWRDGVSCPRCCSDRTVRNGSYGHFQRYLCKDCGRTFNDKTGTIFAHSKIALHKWLFSIYAFLRFNTSLRQLQCEIEVTYKTIHRRVERFAEALDAPSLDLRGPVEIDEFYVSVGLKGRERDRWSRSRGLSRRGRGTYDQDKPPVFVLVDRGTEQRYVVPAKSADESTIRLLLADRQQEPLTVYTDGFCAYDPLEEDEQFDREYVVHGDGEYADETVHVNTCESHASLARRWLSPHRGISKDRLTQYLRAFQLRRELYRKPGRKALKHAVKATL, encoded by the coding sequence ATGATTCCGCTAGATGTGTTTGGGTCGGAATCGGTCGCAGCGGACCTGTTACAGCAGGTTCGCTGGCGTGACGGCGTTTCCTGTCCTCGCTGCTGTTCTGACCGAACGGTCAGAAACGGCAGCTACGGGCACTTTCAGCGGTATCTCTGTAAGGATTGCGGCCGCACGTTCAACGATAAGACCGGCACGATCTTCGCTCACTCGAAGATTGCGCTCCACAAGTGGCTGTTTTCGATCTACGCGTTTTTGCGGTTTAACACGAGTCTCAGGCAGTTACAGTGCGAAATCGAGGTCACCTACAAAACGATTCACAGGCGTGTCGAGCGCTTCGCTGAAGCGCTCGACGCGCCGTCACTCGATCTCCGTGGCCCGGTTGAAATTGACGAGTTCTACGTCTCTGTCGGCTTGAAAGGCCGCGAGCGCGACCGCTGGTCGCGCTCTCGCGGCCTCTCTCGACGCGGACGCGGAACGTATGATCAAGACAAACCGCCTGTGTTCGTCCTCGTGGATCGTGGCACCGAGCAACGGTACGTTGTGCCAGCGAAATCCGCAGACGAATCGACGATCCGACTCCTGCTGGCTGACCGCCAGCAGGAGCCTCTCACGGTCTATACCGATGGATTCTGCGCGTACGATCCGCTTGAAGAAGATGAGCAATTCGACCGCGAATACGTCGTTCACGGAGACGGTGAATACGCCGACGAGACGGTCCACGTGAACACCTGCGAGAGCCACGCGTCGCTGGCGCGACGGTGGCTCTCGCCGCATCGAGGCATCTCAAAAGATCGCCTCACACAGTATCTCCGAGCGTTCCAACTCAGACGAGAACTCTACCGCAAACCCGGACGAAAAGCGCTCAAACACGCCGTCAAAGCCACTCTCTGA
- a CDS encoding DUF5518 domain-containing protein, with protein sequence MSIGTHHVLRNNHTWKYALLGGLISIPLVIGDYWLSGMGHYFSINMVFFGGLIAGFLAKRDAANARKAAIGAGILGGLPGYIWIFPAMVRTWHSFATSWSSTVVATLVMTLAGVMMIGTGALGGFLGGLVGGWLANHS encoded by the coding sequence ATGTCTATCGGCACCCACCACGTCCTCCGAAATAATCATACGTGGAAGTACGCCCTACTTGGTGGCCTCATTTCGATTCCACTGGTTATTGGTGACTACTGGCTATCGGGAATGGGGCATTACTTTTCAATCAACATGGTATTCTTCGGTGGACTCATCGCTGGGTTTCTCGCAAAACGAGACGCGGCCAATGCGAGAAAGGCAGCTATCGGTGCCGGAATCCTCGGCGGATTGCCGGGATACATCTGGATATTTCCCGCGATGGTTCGGACCTGGCATAGTTTTGCGACATCGTGGTCGTCGACTGTCGTAGCGACCTTGGTTATGACACTCGCCGGTGTGATGATGATCGGCACCGGTGCGCTTGGCGGCTTTCTCGGCGGCCTCGTCGGCGGGTGGCTGGCCAATCATAGCTGA
- a CDS encoding DUF6159 family protein, with amino-acid sequence MSGKFSRGLDVVDGSLDVFRANPRLAVLPLCSLLLVGSGFAIAAGVALHYGLVASIFTNDLITYAAIFVGLALTSSLGAFFNVAVAHCAFQYFDGGTPTVQDGLRAAWRSRRAVAMWALTSATLGTVLYILDDKFGFLGSAARLVFDLAWGLLTFFVVPVIVVEDTADLRTILRESGSAFKETWGESVSASLGVSLVVLPGALVGIFLLVAAYLGLHGIVAWIVGGLGLLCVVAAIITAQVLGMVARTALYEYATEDRRVGPFADRNPASVFPES; translated from the coding sequence ATGTCCGGGAAGTTCAGTCGTGGGCTTGACGTCGTCGACGGAAGCCTCGACGTCTTCCGGGCGAACCCCCGTCTCGCAGTCCTCCCGCTATGCAGTCTCCTGCTCGTCGGGAGTGGCTTCGCAATCGCGGCCGGTGTCGCCCTCCACTACGGTCTCGTTGCATCGATCTTCACGAACGACCTCATCACGTACGCCGCGATATTCGTCGGCCTCGCGCTCACCTCGAGTCTCGGCGCGTTCTTCAACGTCGCCGTTGCCCACTGCGCGTTCCAATACTTCGACGGTGGAACGCCAACCGTCCAGGACGGGCTCCGCGCGGCATGGCGCTCGCGCCGTGCAGTCGCGATGTGGGCGCTCACGTCCGCCACCCTCGGGACCGTACTCTACATCCTCGACGACAAGTTCGGCTTCCTCGGGAGTGCTGCGCGCCTCGTCTTCGACCTCGCGTGGGGCCTCCTGACCTTCTTCGTGGTCCCCGTCATCGTCGTTGAGGACACGGCAGATCTGCGCACCATTCTCCGTGAAAGTGGGAGCGCATTCAAGGAGACCTGGGGCGAGAGCGTGAGTGCCTCGCTGGGCGTCTCGCTGGTCGTCCTCCCGGGTGCACTCGTCGGCATCTTCCTCTTGGTGGCTGCCTACCTCGGTCTGCACGGGATCGTTGCATGGATCGTCGGGGGCCTTGGCCTGCTTTGCGTCGTCGCGGCGATCATCACAGCACAGGTCCTCGGCATGGTCGCGCGCACCGCACTCTACGAGTACGCGACCGAGGATCGTCGTGTCGGCCCGTTCGCCGACCGCAACCCAGCAAGTGTCTTCCCCGAGTCGTGA
- a CDS encoding IS6 family transposase, whose translation MPESNRLSESTGWIDLDFVERERTPCPIVEKGIRHHLAGLSLSNTVVLLEDLGVKRSRTAVHNWVQKADLQPAAGESPDRVAVDQKAIRINDEQYWLYAAVDPETNRILHARLFPTYTIAIAREFLTELTEKHAVEDAMFLVDDADDLIGGLRKEGLSYRVQQHGHRNAVERVFREVERRTSSFSNCFSHVEPPTAETWLQAHAVWWNHA comes from the coding sequence ATGCCCGAATCCAACCGCCTCAGCGAGTCTACTGGATGGATCGACTTGGATTTTGTGGAGCGAGAGCGGACACCCTGCCCGATCGTTGAAAAGGGTATTCGTCACCACCTTGCAGGACTATCACTTTCGAATACAGTTGTGTTACTTGAGGACTTGGGTGTCAAACGCAGTCGGACAGCGGTTCACAATTGGGTTCAGAAAGCCGATCTACAGCCAGCTGCTGGTGAAAGCCCGGATCGCGTTGCGGTCGATCAGAAGGCGATCCGGATCAACGACGAGCAGTACTGGCTGTACGCCGCCGTCGACCCAGAAACGAACAGAATCCTCCACGCACGGCTGTTTCCGACGTATACGATCGCAATCGCTCGGGAGTTTCTCACCGAACTCACCGAGAAACATGCCGTCGAAGACGCCATGTTTCTCGTCGATGACGCCGACGACCTGATCGGCGGACTCCGCAAAGAAGGTCTCAGCTACCGCGTTCAGCAACACGGCCATCGAAATGCGGTTGAACGTGTCTTTCGTGAGGTGGAACGTCGAACATCTTCGTTCTCAAACTGTTTCAGCCACGTCGAACCGCCGACTGCCGAAACATGGCTCCAAGCTCACGCCGTCTGGTGGAATCATGCTTAA